ACAAAAGTGCATAAAAAaggggaaataaaaaaatttattgaaatgaaaaatgTGGGAGCAACTAGGAagggataaaaaagaaaagtaccATTTCCTTCGGACAATGAATCATCAGAATCAGCCTTGCAGTATGATATGATAAGATCCTGGTCACTggttatatatatgttgtttgtATTGCAATCAGGATGCCACAGGAGGTGATCCTCAAAAGAAGTTACAAGTTCTCCACGGAAGTTCCACACCGCCACAGTTTGGTTTCGAAATGTCAGGAATAATTGATTCTCATATAGAAATATAAATGCAGACGGTGTCATGAATTCACTTCTGCTAACTTCTGTTAGCTCAAAAGTCCTTAcctagatttaattaaaaagtcaGATATCAGGGTGTAAATATATACAACTTATCTCATGTATAAACCAGAAAATTACTTACATCAAGAATTTGGAGATTCTCATTTTCTTGTTTAACAAGAAGCTTTTCATTGAATTGTTCAATGAAATCCACCTTCTTATTCCGATGAAGGAGATGGTTGAATGATTTCAAAACAGTGCCATCTTCTATTGAGAGGATTTTAAGAGGGACATGGCTACTTGATTTAGCAAAAATCAACAACATGATCCCtgggctgataaaaaaaatcacaaaacaagttAAAATAGTGTAAATCAGGTAGAGCCACACAAATATGGAAAAGGAGGAAAATTTAATACTATCAAGAACTAAAGataatgtaatataattttaaaaaaattgagttgtcatagaccatatatatatatatatatatatatatatatatatatatatatatatatatatatatatatatatatatatccacagTAGAGTATTGTAAATGTCAAAGGaaaatcaacaaggaaaaaTACCTGATCTTAATCTCTTGTACATTTTTATCTGAAATGGAGTACAACATTGAATAGTTTTTCAGGTCAAACACCTTGTATATGCtgtataggaaaaaaaagatatgtATCACAACCAAGAAGCtttgaaatattatataacaatatCACCATACAAATGCATCAGAACTACAAAATATTTACCTATCTTGCGCAGAGTATGTGAGTACCTTCCCATTTACATCATCAAACTCTACAAAACCTGGCCATTTCAATGACTCAGATTCAAAAAGAGCAAAGCCAGCATCTGGTTTAACCCTCCTTATATATCTGGAAATTTGAAAACAGATATTTTAGCATAGAACACATCAGCACAAAATTGGACATGCAACTATTGCTATCAGCTGTTTTTCTTTAACTCTCCTgatgaatttatttttcctaAGGCTTTCTTTTGTTGAGGAAGGAGAACAAGGATAGGAGTTACAAAGCAATAGAGAGTTATACTTACTCGATCCTTGTGCTTCGGCATTTTAAAGAACTGTAACTGTCTGATGCATAGACAGAGACTGTGATAAGTgagtcattatttttattataaaacaaacTCCTTATGACTTCATCAGGACTGACATTCAAGAAGCATATTCTTTCATTGGTCTCTGCAGTGCAGCAAACAATGGAAACATGTAACAGCATATTcagatataaaattataaaaaaatataaataccagTAACCAGTTACAAGATCTACCT
The genomic region above belongs to Glycine max cultivar Williams 82 chromosome 14, Glycine_max_v4.0, whole genome shotgun sequence and contains:
- the LOC100819178 gene encoding uncharacterized protein, whose protein sequence is MEGGGRRITVSPRPCCGRRVVAKKRPRLVDGFVNSVKKLQRREISSNRDRAFSMTDAQERFRNIRLQEEYDTHDPKGPSSVVLSFLRKRSKIIEIVAARDIVFALAQSGVCAAFSRETNERICFLNVSPDEVIRSLFYNKNNDSLITVSVYASDSYSSLKCRSTRIEYIRRVKPDAGFALFESESLKWPGFVEFDDVNGKVLTYSAQDSIYKVFDLKNYSMLYSISDKNVQEIKISPGIMLLIFAKSSSHVPLKILSIEDGTVLKSFNHLLHRNKKVDFIEQFNEKLLVKQENENLQILDVRTFELTEVSRSEFMTPSAFIFLYENQLFLTFRNQTVAVWNFRGELVTSFEDHLLWHPDCNTNNIYITSDQDLIISYCKADSDDSLSEGNGSINVSNILTGKCLAKIRASNGFPMVKECSCSDDNCSSSACNSGKQKHSSRIRSTVAEALEDITALFYDEERNEIYTGNRHGLVHVWSN